From the Roseibium salinum genome, one window contains:
- a CDS encoding ABC transporter substrate-binding protein has protein sequence MRGLRMAAAAVAVMAALGGAEAKEWTKVRIGTEGAYPPFNSLTADGQLVGFDIDIANALCEEMKVECDFVTQDWDGMIPALQAGKFDAVIASMSITEERKQKVDFTNKYYNTPPAIAVPKDSKLAGTSDKDLEGVTLGAQSSTTHSNYAEEKLPSADLKLYPTPDEYKLDVASGRIDAVIDDVVVLSDWLASEDGACCKLLGTLTPDPVINGEGAGIAIRKDDTDLKEKFNEAIDAILANGKYKEINDKYFTFDVYGG, from the coding sequence GTGGTTTGCGTATGGCTGCGGCCGCTGTTGCAGTAATGGCTGCTCTTGGCGGCGCGGAGGCGAAAGAATGGACCAAAGTGCGGATCGGCACCGAAGGCGCTTATCCTCCTTTCAATTCCCTGACCGCTGACGGTCAGCTGGTTGGTTTCGACATCGACATCGCCAATGCACTTTGTGAAGAGATGAAGGTCGAGTGCGACTTCGTCACTCAAGACTGGGACGGGATGATCCCGGCTCTGCAGGCCGGCAAGTTCGACGCGGTGATCGCTTCCATGTCGATCACGGAGGAGCGCAAGCAGAAGGTCGATTTCACCAACAAGTATTACAACACCCCGCCGGCCATCGCCGTGCCGAAGGACTCCAAGCTGGCCGGTACTTCCGATAAGGACCTGGAGGGTGTCACTCTGGGCGCGCAGTCGTCCACCACGCATTCGAACTACGCTGAAGAGAAGCTGCCCTCGGCCGACCTGAAGCTCTATCCGACACCGGATGAGTACAAGCTGGACGTGGCCAGCGGCCGTATTGATGCCGTCATCGATGACGTCGTGGTGCTGTCGGACTGGCTGGCGTCGGAAGACGGCGCTTGCTGCAAGCTGCTCGGTACCCTTACTCCGGACCCGGTCATCAACGGTGAAGGCGCGGGTATTGCCATCCGCAAGGACGACACTGACCTGAAAGAGAAGTTCAACGAGGCGATCGACGCCATTCTGGCGAACGGAAAGTACAAGGAAATCAACGACAAGTACTTCACGTTCGACGTTTATGGCGGCTGA
- a CDS encoding ABC transporter permease — MNEALTLLSFGDLGWGDEIALGVLVTISLAIATLPFGLVLGFVIALGKNSSEPSLKLAANIYTTIFRGLPELLTLFLVYFGVQIAIQKGMTFIGIDAYVEVNSFAAGMVALALVFSSYASEAFLSAFRGIPYGQFEGGFALGLSRYQTMSLVILPQLIRLALPALGNLWLILLKETSLVSVIGLADLVRQAGIAARVTKEPFLFFGVACLIYLVLAMISSAGLVRIERWSKQGDAAR, encoded by the coding sequence ATGAATGAAGCTCTGACGCTGCTATCCTTCGGCGACCTGGGCTGGGGCGATGAGATCGCGCTCGGCGTTTTGGTGACGATCTCGCTGGCAATCGCCACTCTGCCTTTCGGACTGGTGCTCGGTTTTGTGATTGCACTGGGAAAGAACTCGTCCGAACCAAGCCTGAAACTCGCCGCCAATATCTACACGACAATCTTTCGCGGCCTGCCTGAACTGCTGACACTGTTCCTGGTCTATTTCGGCGTGCAGATCGCAATCCAGAAGGGGATGACGTTCATTGGCATCGACGCCTATGTCGAGGTCAACTCCTTTGCGGCGGGCATGGTCGCCCTTGCACTGGTGTTCTCCTCCTACGCATCCGAGGCCTTTCTCTCAGCTTTCCGCGGCATTCCCTACGGCCAGTTCGAAGGCGGATTTGCACTCGGTCTCTCACGCTACCAGACCATGTCGCTCGTGATCCTGCCGCAGTTGATTCGTCTCGCCCTCCCCGCACTCGGAAATCTTTGGCTGATCCTCTTGAAAGAGACGTCCCTGGTTTCGGTGATCGGGCTTGCCGATTTGGTACGACAAGCCGGCATTGCTGCCAGGGTAACCAAAGAACCCTTCCTGTTTTTCGGCGTTGCCTGCCTGATCTATCTGGTGTTGGCGATGATTTCGTCCGCAGGTCTCGTCCGCATTGAACGCTGGTCCAAACAGGGAGATGCCGCGCGATGA
- a CDS encoding ABC transporter permease encodes MIAASPETSMKRPPTPPRMWNNARILGHVLMALWIVSGVFLVYYLGTNIASPFVQKYWPTYVSGFIVTLQIVGLSLLIGALISVPIAIARSSKWKILSAPAYAYVYFFRGTPLLAQTFLIYYGAGSFGEELEAIGLWAFFREAWYCVIFAFSLNTAAYQAEILRGAVLNVPKGQWEGAEALGLSRPVIFFRIILPQALMVALRPYGNEIILMIKGSAIVSIVTIYDLMGETRRAYSRSYDFQAYIWAAVLYLVVVETLRRVWDRIEMRLTRHLIR; translated from the coding sequence ATGATTGCCGCAAGTCCCGAAACAAGCATGAAGCGCCCGCCCACGCCGCCGCGCATGTGGAACAACGCCCGCATTCTGGGTCACGTTCTGATGGCGCTCTGGATCGTTTCCGGAGTGTTTCTGGTCTATTATCTCGGCACCAACATCGCGAGCCCGTTCGTTCAAAAGTATTGGCCGACCTATGTCAGCGGCTTCATCGTCACGCTGCAGATCGTCGGGCTCTCACTTTTGATCGGCGCACTGATCAGTGTGCCGATCGCAATTGCGCGCAGCTCCAAATGGAAGATATTGTCGGCTCCGGCCTATGCTTACGTCTATTTCTTCCGTGGAACCCCGCTCCTGGCACAAACCTTCCTGATCTACTATGGCGCCGGGTCGTTCGGGGAAGAACTCGAAGCGATCGGCCTGTGGGCGTTTTTCCGGGAAGCCTGGTATTGCGTGATATTCGCTTTCTCGCTGAATACAGCCGCCTATCAGGCAGAAATCCTGCGGGGAGCTGTGCTCAACGTGCCGAAGGGGCAATGGGAAGGAGCTGAGGCGCTCGGCCTCTCCAGGCCGGTTATTTTCTTCAGGATCATCCTTCCGCAGGCACTGATGGTTGCACTCCGGCCATATGGCAATGAGATCATCTTGATGATCAAGGGATCCGCCATCGTGTCCATTGTCACGATATACGATCTGATGGGCGAAACCCGGCGGGCCTATTCCCGCTCCTACGATTTCCAGGCCTATATCTGGGCCGCGGTCCTGTATCTTGTGGTCGTGGAAACGCTGCGCCGTGTCTGGGACCGCATCGAAATGCGTCTGACCCGCCATCTGATACGCTGA